From the Solanum stenotomum isolate F172 chromosome 4, ASM1918654v1, whole genome shotgun sequence genome, one window contains:
- the LOC125862583 gene encoding serine carboxypeptidase-like 11: protein MFHLLFLVTLFVHVQSVPQNSSIVEYLPGFDGPLPFFLETGYIGIGKSEEVQLFYYFVKSESDPRKDPLLLWLTGGPGCSSFTGLAYEVGPLDFVQKAYNGSLPILVSSPYSWTKFASIVFLEQPVNTGFSYATTSEACKCTDLQACDQVYEFLRKWLINHPKFILNPFYVSGDSYSGITVPIIVQLISDGIEAGKEPLINLKGYSLGNPKTFPGETNYQIPYCHGMGLISNELYESLNEICKGDYLNIDPTNKLCVENFKMFKNLVSSINDQQILEPFCGTDSEEHPPQLSSERRSLEEDFIFQKYNDFICRESRVAKRNLSTYWANDPRVQEALHVRKGTIRRPWARCRQSIASTSYTITFMNSIPYHVNISSKGYRSLIYSGDHDMVVPFQSTQAWIKYLNYSIIDDWRPWTIDGQVAGYTRSFSNHMTYTTVKGGGHTAPEYKREESFHMFKRWIAQQPL from the exons AtgtttcatcttctttttcttgttacTTTGTTTGTACATGTACAAAGTGTTCCTCAGAATAGCTCAATTGTTGAATATCTTCCTGGTTTTGATGGacctcttcctttttttcttgaGACTGG ATATATTGGAATTGGTAAATCTGAGGAAGTACAACTATTCTATTACTTTGTTAAATCCGAATCCGACCCGAGAAAAGATCCGCTCTTGCTATGGCTAACTGGAGGGCCCGGTTGCTCTTCCTTCACAGGGTTGGCGTACGAAGTAG gtCCATTGGATTTTGTTCAGAAGGCATACAATGGTAGCCTACCAATTCTTGTTTCAAGTCCATATTCATGGACCAAG TTCGCGAGCATAGTTTTCTTGGAGCAGCCTGTTAATACTGGGTTCTCGTATGCAACAACTTCAGAGGCGTGCAAGTGTACTGATCTACAAGCGTGCGATCAGGTCTATGAATTTTTAAGAAAG TGGCTTATTAATCATCCAAAATTCATTTTGAACCCTTTTTATGTTTCTGGAGATTCATATTCAGGCATTACAGTTCCAATTATTGTTCAACTAATATCAGATG GGATTGAAGCAGGAAAAGAGCCATTAATCAACCTTAAG GGCTATTCACTTGGAAATCCAAAAACATTTCCCGGAGAAACCAATTACCAAATTCCTTATTGTCATGGTATGGGGCTAATATCCAACGAACTTTATGAG TCGTTGAACGAGATTTGCAAAGGCGATTACCTGAACATAGATCCTACCAACAAACTATGtgttgaaaactttaaaatgttCAAGAAT CTTGTGAGTAGTATAAATGATCAGCAAATACTAGAGCCTTTTTGTGGAACAGACTCTGAAGAACATCCACCCCAATTGTCTAGTGAAAGAAGATCTCTTGAAGAGGATTTCATCTTTCAAAAATACAATGACTTTATCTGTCGAGAAAGTCGG GTCGCCAAACGCAATCTTTCCACATATTGGGCAAATGATCCAAGAGTTCAAGAGGCTCTCCACGTTAGAAAG GGAACTATAAGAAGACCATGGGCGAGATGTAGGCAAAGTATTGCGTCTACAAGTTACACAATTACTTTCATGAATAGTATACCTTATCATGTAAACATTAGTTCAAAAGGTTATCGATCACTTATATACAG TGGTGATCATGACATGGTCGTTCCTTTCCAATCGACACAAGCATGGATAAAGTATctaaattattcaattatcgATGATTGGCGTCCATGGACGATTGATGGACAAGTTGCAGG TTACACAAGGTCTTTCTCAAATCATATGACATACACAACAGTAAAG gGAGGAGGACACACAGCTCCGGAGTACAAACGCGAAGAGAGCTTCCATATGTTTAAAAGATGGATAGCCCAACAACCTTTGTAA